One Panicum virgatum strain AP13 chromosome 3N, P.virgatum_v5, whole genome shotgun sequence DNA segment encodes these proteins:
- the LOC120667321 gene encoding uncharacterized protein LOC120667321 produces MALHDGELPNLSISGAALAALLHRCAAATGDCDGLLFGRVSLRPAAPAALSDYDDLAAAPPAPALTISVSGHCSLSHPSSLSDPLGQFQPPFSDPSSAVGFFSSRRRTALRPSMREVALAHSLSKTLQGRTTSHPLLFILVSPSASPNFSTHSYDYRAFLLASRLVPASLTVVNVGPGFRDQYHAFSPESPMPCLPSSPAAAGDAHTIGEHKAVDEMVDGFGVGRLQGILGSAAGQAAEMDDMYAGMLRKLEKLAREVEKSNLRVLEQENRNLLLRSRCAGME; encoded by the exons ATGGCTCTCCACGACGGCGAGCTGCCCAACCTCTCCAtctccggcgccgccctcgccgcgctcctccaccgctgcgccgccgccaccggcgactGCGACGGCCTCCTCTTCGGCCGCGTCTCCCTCCGCCCCGCGGCGCCCGCCGCCCTCTCCGACTacgacgacctcgccgccgccccgcccgccccCGCGCTCACTATCTCCgtctccggtcactgctccctctcacacccctcctccctctccgatCCCCTCGGCCAATTCCAGCCCCCCTTCTCGGATCCCTCCTCCGCCGTCGGCTTCttctcctcccgccgccgcaccgcgctcCGCCCCTCCATGCGCGAGGTCGCCCTGGCCCACTCCCTCTCCAAGACCCTACAGGGACGCACCACCTCCCACCCCCTCCTCTTCATCCTCGTCtccccctccgcctcccccaACTTCTCCACCCACTCCTACGACTACCGCGCCTTCCTCCTCGCCTCCCGCCTCGTCCCGGCCTCGCTTACCGTCGTCAACGTCGGACCCGGCTTCAGGGACCAGTACCACGCCTTCTCCCCGGAGTCTCCCATGCCCTGCCTGCCATCCTCGCCTGCGGCCGCAGGTGACGCTCACACCATTGGAGAGCACAAGGCGGTCGATGAAATGGTCGACGGGTTTGGGGTCGGGAGGCTGCAAGGAATCCTGGGCTCTGCGGCAGGGCAGGCGGCGGAGATGGATGACATGTATGCAGGGATGCTCAGGAAGCTGGAGAAGCTTGCCAGGGAGGTGGAGAAGAGCAATCTCCGTGTTCTGGAGCAG GAAAATCGGAACCTGCTGCTGAGGTCCAGATGTGCAGGAATGGAATAG